The segment CAATGATTGCCTGGTGTTTTGATGAGTGAAAGGAGTGGCTGTGAGTATCTTCCGTTCATTTCTTTCATCCTGTCGATTATCACTtatcctttctctattctcacTACAGTACCCACCCGAGTTTTGCGCTATCTGAGTTTCGTGATCCCTGAGTTTTGCGCTATCTGAGTTTCGTGATCCCTGAGTTTTGTGATCCCTGAGTTTTGCGCTATCTGAGTTTCGTGATCCCTGAGTTTTGCGCTATCTGAGTTTCGTGATCCCTGAGTTTTGCGCTATCTGAGTTTCGTGATCCCTGAGTTTTGCGCTATCTGAGTTTCGTGATCCCTGAGTTTTGTGCAATCTGAGTTTCGTGATCCCTGAGTTTTGTGCAATCTGAGTTTCGTGATCCCTGAGTTTTGCACTATCTGAGTTTCATGATCCCTGAGTTTTGCACTATCTGAGTTTCGTGATCCCTGAGTTTTGCGCTATCTGAGTTTCGTGATCCTTGAGTTGCgcacttagtcctaaattcttaccatcctgactttcacGCATTATCGCCCCAAGTTTCGCattgctttgacatgtatgggtcatgTTTGCCTACCATCGTCGTCATGCACTCTGCCTTAAAAggtagtgtcacactggccgtttttcTCCAAcaattggggctatgggcaaccgtggTATGCCCAACATGGAGCGAGTTATCGGTTGTCCGTACGGATGGAAAACGAATCACCCCTATAGCATATACGAATCATCCCTGCTATGGGGGTGATTCTTACAAAATGAAAGTTTTCGTTGAAAGGCCCAAAAAAGGTACTTAGTTGCCTCATGCAAAATTGTGCTGTGTGTCGGAGATAGcccagtccttttttttttttttttttttttttttttacaacaaaggaggcagctcaagggcacacaaaaaagaaaacaataataaaaaaaaaagcccgctactcgctgctcctaaaaaagaaacaaaagagggatGTTTCTGGCCCCCAGTCTTACCTTCACGATTTAAACAGGatttttcaataatatttttCCACTAATAGTACAGTATACCCCTACATCACCCTAGTGCTTTCATCACTATGGAAAGTACAGTATGTCTGCCACAAGAGGTGAGAATGACAATTTAGATTTAGGGACTGCGTAAAAATCACCTGTATTACCATAACAAAAGTTCATATCATAAAGGTTCACAGAAATTCTCAGTCTGCATGTTCTCTATTACTGACTATGAACATGTACTCTTCTTTATTTATGATGACTAAAAATAAAGTTGTGTTTATAAGTATTCTCCTCATATGACTTCATTTAAGTAATGCAAATTATTCAATTGAGTTTAAATCAATACATTGTTACTGACAGACACCGTAAATTACTTTTCCTCTTTACAAACAGGTTAAAATCAGTGTTCTTCCATGTGCCGTCCCTACACTGGATTGTTGTGGAAGATGCCCCAAAGAAGTCACAAATGATATCTAGTTTCCTTGAGTCATCTGGACTCACTCACACCCATTTGTCCCAGTCAACACCTCAAGAGTGGAAGCTGAAAGATTCTGTACGTTCATTTTTTATTGAATGATATATGTTGATAAGTTTCCAGAACTagatttaaccccttcactacggctgggccaaaacagcgccccgtgccgTATCCAAGATCGAcgcgctcgccaaatttcaaatgtcactatcgaatataacaagttttcagccataaactcaacataatcatcatgtattatatatgaaaacatgcagaattaaatggtgcacataaagaaactcactacggccggggcgctgttttgaccctctaagccttttatacttaTAGGGAACACTGACAGtacctcctctcattttcttaaaTCATTCATGATGCATGACATAAATCAAAGACTGCTTTTTTAATCAAATTGCCATTTCTTACAGGACCCAAGATGGCGCAAACCCCGAGGAATTCTGCAGAGAAATGCTGCTATTAGGTGGTTACGGAGGAATTTGAAGCATGATGTGAATCCCAAAGGGGTTGTCTACTTTGCTGATGATGACAACACCTACAGTGTGGAGCTATTCCATGAGGTGAGGCCTTCTTAATTGatgaacatatattttttaacagaACATGCTCTCCAAGAATTTCATTTAGTTTTAACACATAACTTGCAACTTAGGCTCCTAGTGGAACACTATGCACTTACAGCTGTTGCACGTTGTATTGCTGGTGGTACAAACGTTTGAAGAAAATTACTTTTGTACAGATACCTCTTGTTTTACACGAGTTTGAATTATGCAAGTGTGATTCAACGCAATGTTAAAAGGCCATCAAGTATTTTGAATTACACGAGTTCTTTAGTAGATTAATGTGATGTTATCCAAATAAAAATTTCAGCAGGGGGTCTGGTTCTCAGGGTGGCTTCCAGATTCTGTGTGTTTTTCCCGTGCGCTCcgcgcattggctcatgctgccctgcggagcttatctttgatcctagaatctagagtccaggttgataggtggtcttctggacagcatgtgggtagtcttagggcactcggcagtggctgaaaaatcccagcttgtggcactgggcggggcacgaacccacgtcgtcctgaATGCGGCgctgtcacgctatccactcagccaccactgaTGGCTGAGTTGTGGCATCGACAGGCATGTTATCATAGGGAAAGGGGTAAGAAGtgggaaagatgaaataaaattgTTTACGATATTTTTAGCTTGATTCCTGAAGTCTCTGAGAGAATTGGAGTTaaacaaggttttgacattttctattaatgaaagaatttttggtgaGTGAATAGATTTGgtgcttttattttttgttattattattattgaaatcaTGACTTTTCTAAACAAAGTAATCACTCAGGTACAGGAAATATATGTCTTATTTTGTGGCCCATTTCATTTATTAACAATGCCAGACTGATCTACTTAATTAATTATTCTGGATTGTCAGAATTTTGCCTCAGAAGATATGGTTTTATGATGTACTACTGTTTAATATCTTTTAGTCAGGGCAAACAATTTTGAAGGACTGAACCTCAAGACCTCACAAGGACAATTTTTCCTACATGTAATATTCATGAATGCCCTCATTTTCATTGCTCTTTTTCAGATGCGAGACACACACAAAGTTTCGGTGTGGCCGGTAGCACTGGTGGGTGGCGTGCTAGTAGAACGGCCGCTGGTGGGACCTAAAGGGCAAGTCACAGGTTGGCTAGCTGGATGGAAGCCAGACAGACCCTTTGCACTGGACATGGCTGGGTTTGCTGTGAACTTGTCTCTCTTACTAAGAAAGGCAGAGGCTGAGTTTTCCATTGATGCTCCAATAGGCTTTCAAGAAACTAGGTTCTTAGAAAAACTGGTTACTCGAGAAGAGCTAGAGCCTAAAGCTGACATGTGCAGAAAGGTAAATATTGTAATATTGgaaattctattttattttacagGAGCAacacttacattttttttttttttttttttttttactgtattcacAGCTGATGTGTGAAGCGTGAGCCTGATTACAAGCAAAACTTTCATCACCATGTCGCTTTCTTAGCTACAAGCACACTTCAAGAGACAGAATTGCCTAGTATGATCATGTAGGAACACCTTGACCtactgacaccctcacctttgattgattaaaacttctttttataaagggggaacagatgccttatcattctccagtaagtcaacaaggtatacacaatcttacgtgaaaatttcatgccaatcaaattgATACAATTGTCAAGACagagatgaaatgaagaaaaaatccaGTTTTTTACaattcaaaaaatttcacaaaatcagtAAAACATGTGACCGATTTTTGTTTGGTATCATttgaaactacaactaaaggacaATTTTTGCCTGCTATAAAATATCAAGAAACGTCAAAAGAAACAGATacagagtggagaaaattataagtgataaaaaattgtaatttttgtttttcgaagacaaaacaaaaaatctaaaattTTCTAGCTGGGAAATGTAGACAGgtacacaaagtttctatggtaatatttttttcaaagcaattaactgaaaaataaagtctgtgaaactaaaagaaaaaaaatatgctttgtttgagtctctcttAAACTTCACCCCCCCACATACCTTTACACccacaaacaacatactaaaacttcaaagctattggacgaacCATATGTGCAGGAGGACCCTGTATAGCCGCCACCCTTAAGATGAGTTTTTGTTACTCCTGTTGATTCAGTcagctaaagaaaaagaaaaggtaatgaTAGGAGGGTTGCAAATGGGAACAATGGGTGAAAATCCTGCTGGGTTGGTATCACGAAATAACCAATAATACATGTATTCTAACGTCAtgcaaaaaaaaagttttaattAATAACACTTTTTTTCAGGCATCAATTAGATATTGTTGGTAAGAACCTActgcactttattttttttttttataaagaaaaaGTGATTCTTCTCAGATAAATGTGACTGTCAATTCAGTATTTCAGCATTCTTGATCATCTCTCAGTTTTCAGGTGTGTTCAGTTTTTCAGGTGTGTCTTGTGGAAGGCTTTGTCATGAGTGTTACCAGATGAACTCTAATCTCAAGGCATTCATCCTCAGGTGTTTGTGTGGCACACCAGAACAGAGAAACCTAATCTTAAGGATGAAGAGAGGTTGAGGAAGTTGGGGAAACctacagatgaaggaatagaaatataaggaaagggcATGACCAGTGATATGGACATAGGAGGAATGATAAACTATatagggtaggtggtggctgagtggttagcgtgctgggctcacattcaccacgccatggacaacgtcggttcgaatccccacaacaccacctgggatttttcagtcaccgccgagtggcctaagactacccacatgctgtccagaagacctcccatcaacctggactctagaagaaaccgtccagtgaatcaagaatgagttccggggggcagcatgagccaagtataactggcgccactataaaaattgcctgcaccacgatgagcttgggccgaccatctggcccatgaagagagcctactggcgcaataggtgGGGATgtaaaattttatatatattgttacgaatgtgctgtatgtgaatgattgtatgtgtgtgtgggggggtggcgtaacaatatatatatataccgtatttcCTGCCATATATTCTATCTTCTCTTTGGAGGGCAACTTTTCGTATATATGTAGTTGGTAATGCAAGCAGTGGGTGAATACTTCCAACTTTGTATCCTGCATCATAGTCATAAAGTCTTCAGAGCATCACGGGCCTTCCTGGACTTTTACGTAGTGCCTTCTTGCTTTTCTTGACACCACCCGTGATGTAGAAAAGCAAGGTAAATGATGAAGCGTGAGGAGACCAGAGGAAAAGTATAACCCGTTCTCTGTGTGTCACCGAGGcctgaaacaaagggaagggaggctaTAGGCTCATCGAAAAGATGCCCCAAACCTACAGCAATATTATTTTATCCAATGAAATAAAAAGTATCTATATATTTACCTGTATTACATTATAAACAAGTGTTATGCATGCGTATGGAGTTGCCAGATGTTGCCAATATctaatttatttaaaaaatatattttgtattcacaccgcaaaacattttttttttttctgggataCAATTAAAAATAGTTCACATTGTAGATCAAAATGAGTGTTATTATACCATATATATAGTCTGCCTcagcctgtctctgcctctctctctgcctctgtctcgaGGGACTAAGGCGACAGGGGTCCCCGGGTACAATTTCATGGcattacaaaacaaaaacaaatcacattatacattttattacacatactttcatagatattaccacacatattattaCACATGGTATTAACTCGCCCACAATtatgtcctgccaggccactgctccccgggtgttgcagtagtccatgaggtaggcgcggatatcTGCCGTCaaaaatcttggcactgtcggagaattgtccccgacatgtcgcagacacttcggcaacgttgccagattgtcgtactcagagcctcgtatttaccggtttctgagccatagctattgccagaaaacaccagtaattaaccgttttaacgataactatatatgaaggcagttattggggtcgaggatgAATTTTTGTGGTCTGAAATCGGCAAACGTAgaagactgagtacgacaatctggcaacgttgctcagcGGTAGTGGTGTCACCTGGCGGCAGCATGTTCCGCTCCCACGGGCatagcgttaccagattgtcgtactcggcatACTTTTTTGTCTGCTTGAGGCCCTAAACTGTCgagcctacactgataacgatatacattTATAACtagagttcagatggttaattatcgatgttttcCTGCAATTGTTATGGcggaaacaggaaaatacgatgttctgagtacgataatctggtaacggcgTAAACAGTAAACAGTGTCGTGTCCTGGGAGGGAGGTGTCCGTTGTTGTGACAggtacttctttcctttccctattttctgCTTGACTATGTATTCCAGaccacttcttcttctccttgggtgttttatggggctctaAAGGACGTGGGGCCACAGCCTtgagagccccgtcagtggtagttggtaTCAGGCGTTGTGTTTGTCGTTCTGTCAAGAGTGGGCGAGTGGGCGTTAGATTCTGTCGAGGTgcgttggggctgagggtgtcggtgcgagcaggtcctctagggttgACCTGTGAATATTGAGTCTAGTTAGCGATGCCTTgaggttggtgcggagggagtggaatcttgggcagtggaggaggTGTTCTGGTGTGTCGGGTTGTGTGGGACTATGTTAGGTCTGTGCAGGTGGGCGTTGAGGCGGGTTATGGCTGTGTTGAGGGGACGACTGGGGGAGTAGGGCCGCCAGTGCTGGGTGGGGGAGTGTCTGTATCGTCCGTCGAGGAGCGTTAGTCTGGTGGTCCAGTGTCTGTTGGAGGACTGTCGGAGGTGGATTAGTCTGGTGGTCTGTGTATTGGCTGGGGGTGTGAGTGTGCCAGGTAGGCCGCTTGGTCGACCACGGTGTTGCCCATGATATTCCAGACCACTGTAGGAGTTCCATTACATTGGTATCAAACCTGTCAGTCATTTTACCTGCATTTAGAGAGGAGTgggctagaggaggacaacggggcaatcTGCACGGTGTTAGGGCGGTATGGAGTGGTCCTCTGCGGGTCCCCTAGAAATGAGGTGCCCCGCAGCATtcaagagtggaatcatctcccatctcatgtagttaatagtcccactcttgacacatttaggaataggatcatcaatcattatctcccttatcctggccctttaccatatcccaatacctttcctcatcctaaccgttatcctaatcctgtcctggctccttgaatcccccgcacaatccccgcatatcatgccacccgagagtggccctctgcgggtccccatataataaagaaacatgtctcaatCGAGCATGCAAGAGGTGGTCCGACATCAATTAGGTGCAGGCTTAGTACCAACcagcctaggcgccaggaatctagcttaagtgaacatgATATAGTCATTCACTGAGTGATTAATTTCAGGCTTCATGTACCTCATACAATTTATTCACTTCTTTTCAGCCTTGGTGCAATCCCATGATTTATATGATTTCAAGTACATTTGTAGCATCGTTGGGCCTCCTCACTGCTCTTGGCAGTACAGTTAGCCTCAAATGGTGGTATCTCTGACaataacatataattgcatgttatctgtctctcactgtgtatattccccattgtAATTTTAACTTGTCATGGTTCTTATAAATCAGCTCTCACAGTTGGGCCGCActtcaaaatgtagtgcatcatATTGTCAGCTGCAGGCTTACATTTTATGTTTGTCTCTTACAGTTAGATTGATTGGCTAACACATAAATATTTTCAGACAACAGGATGACGGCcacagatgatgaagaagataccAGTGAGGGTCAGGGTGCTCCCAGCCAGACTCTGTCTCTCACAAGTTTTCTCTTTGGCAATATTGATACTCATGGCCAACTAGAGGGAGATGTCTTTGATGTGGAGTGCAAACGACAACTTGCTTCGCTCTCCCGCCTGGGTTTAGGCTCCCTCCTGCGGCAGGTAACAGATGatggggatgaggatgatgaggatgaagatgatgatgatgaccgtgaggaagaggaagaaggtgagtaATCATATGTAGTGGTATTAGGTGTTATCTTGCAAAGTTCAACTGTTAATCAGATAACTCATGTGGTGATAGAAATTACAGCTCCATATTGACTTACCATTTATGAATATagtaaaagattaaaaaaaaattgggagGTGAGGAAGTTATATCTCTGATGCCTTGCTCGCTTGTGGGAACTTCCCTCCATGGGGTGGCtgcagcagaagtgtctccatctctccctgttctggcactccctctcagcacattcagtcctgctacttccaactctcacactccaatactcactcaccctattgatccacccTCCCTCTATCcatccctcatacactctcttcacgaattcattctccctcattctcatcatgtgtccaaaccatctcaatgcaccactcttcacccactccaccactccactcctttcgctgtcgcacccataccaaactggtcatacacgctttcattactttctccgtcccatcctgacacaccacatgcacctcttatataactcatttccactgcacgtattcttgattgctgtgctgcattccatgtccacatTTCTGAtccatatgacagagttggcaggataatactgttccttaatcccctctttacctccatgctcacacttcttcctctcataactctctccccttcattgctctttccctcacctcaccttccgtactgccatgcttacataaaacactccctaaatatttaaactcagtcaccttctccattttctcctccctaaccttatcctacacttcgttgtaccctctgctctaactctgtacggctttgcaaaatcaatgacctgttctttcgccctctcaaataccaaaaccttactctttccagcattcactgtTTCTTACAAAATGTTGCTATGAATACTGAACCAAAATAAAAGCTTTTGCCAGTCAACATCAGCATATGAACTCACATCACAacccacatatttttttttctgagcgTTCcactttttttaacgtttttagaCAGTTTTGGCATGTTGGAGGAAGTACTGAATCTTGCATAAGTATAAAAATCACTGTGTAGCTTCTTCATCATGTGTAGGACCATCTACTTCTTGGCTCCCTCCTGCAGAGTGACATGACTTCCAGATGTAGGGTAATGTATACTTAATAATTATAAATCTTAGATACAACAAAATATGACAGGAGTCTGGATGATAGACTCACACAGATGCCACACCCTCACCTTGACCTTCAAATATATACTGTGACatttaacccgatagcagcgggggtcatgtttcttaatgttccctctaagcgagaaaaatgagaaaaaatcacccttcacacaaaccatttcataatatatatcaaagcatttatgatcagattatgtatcatcttttttttgaggttatatcgtggcacaaatttggcccgttgctgctacacggtaaagccacaaatttggctcgtctctgctacacggtaaagccacaaatttggcccgtcactgctacacggtaaggccacaaatttggcccatctctgctaccgggttaaaggggtGTAGCAAAGTCATTTTCAAAGGTATCGTGCTAGAAATTTAAGTGTGTTGGGCTGTTGGCATATGGTGAactaagttatattaatattttcactatttttaatatttttaaatTTTTCCCTTTGAGACCCCATGATGCAAAACTTAGGAAGAGTATGAGCTAGATAATCAGTaccatgtcttcttttcttttgtcatccttattttttttatatagggctGGAAAGGCTgagtcactcacactcacactgatGTTCATTCTTctcaaaatatcaaaataaaactTGTATTAgttatgtctcttttttttttttcagaagtggGAGAGAAGAGTCCATCAGCAATTGATTACTCTGACATAAATGAAGTTGTGGAGGACGATACACTGGCCAGGCAGGAAGATGATGGTAAGTGCCGGAGCATCTGTAGCAGAACATGCTGTGGTTCATACATCTGGCACTACAGCCTTCTCAGTGTTAAAGTCTTCATCCCAGCGAGTTACTTACGAAGtgtccacttttttttccagTCAAGGTGCTCAGACATCATTTAAACGAATTATTTACTAATAAATGCTTCTCTCTATTAAAAATCAGGTAATAAAAATACGAAACAGGTAATATAATTGATCAAAATAACATAACTACAAGCAGCAGCAGCTGCTGGTGTTCAGCTGATACACATAAACAAGTAGGTGATGTTTCAGCAGTGGCGATGCACCATTCACCATTTTCTTTACGGCAGTGGTGACTGTGTTATGCCTCCTCTTCCCTGGAGAAGATGCTGTAGTAGGAGCCATTATGGTGGAAGTGTATGTTCTGAAACTGCTAGTTTGGGGACAAACTttaaatattaataaataaaacagaatgGATCTCTTCAGAAGTTGACATTTTAACAACTTAACTTACATTTATATGTAACCATAACTACTGCTAGGGAGACAACAAAACTTACCATTAAATGCTCTCTATTGATTAAAGAATTTAGGAGGTGGGAGTGTATTAACTTAATAAGAGCCTGCACTGCTGCCACCACAAATGGCACAGCCAGATGCACAGTGGCAACTCACTCAACCTGTATTGTGGCAGGTCTCAGTAAAGTCCTCAGGGCTAACATGACTGAGGAGGGAAACAGGAGCAATGTCACACACCTGTGTATGAGCCAAACTGAACACTGGATCAGCTGAACGCAACAAATATGGTGTTCCACTCAACAGCTCCCTCACATTATTCTCTCAGCAGCTCTTATAGGCAACTCTTTACCCAAAGCATCAATAATAGTTGAACAAATCATTCATAGACGTTAAGATGCAGAAGAGGTGACACTGACTTCATTCATAACTACATATGCTTTGTTTactaacccccccttccccctgcctGCACAATCCTCAAACAGCAACTAGATGGAAGGTTTAGCTTCATTGTGTAGTGTTGCACAATGTTGTGTGGCTTACTAAATGCAGGGCACAGGTGCCCATCCTCCTCGGGCTACTGTGACGCAACTTGCTCACTCATTCCCTCCAGCCTATTGGAATATTTTCACTAGTTTTGCAGCTTTGATCATTAATTATGAAACTTGGGACTGTTTCTATCTATCCTATTGCTAGACTTGAAGTCGTTGATTAGAAA is part of the Eriocheir sinensis breed Jianghai 21 chromosome 32, ASM2467909v1, whole genome shotgun sequence genome and harbors:
- the LOC127006270 gene encoding galactosylgalactosylxylosylprotein 3-beta-glucuronosyltransferase 1-like, which translates into the protein MRNVHLLLLKRRVKRWWLYGMIIIILLLGYYEGLFQVDTDLNASNPTEFSRNLMKEVFALQRQVKLLKSVLKQYSIPEKEYSDVLLPVIYVITPTYARPQQKAELTRLKSVFFHVPSLHWIVVEDAPKKSQMISSFLESSGLTHTHLSQSTPQEWKLKDSDPRWRKPRGILQRNAAIRWLRRNLKHDVNPKGVVYFADDDNTYSVELFHEMRDTHKVSVWPVALVGGVLVERPLVGPKGQVTGWLAGWKPDRPFALDMAGFAVNLSLLLRKAEAEFSIDAPIGFQETRFLEKLVTREELEPKADMCRKVFVWHTRTEKPNLKDEERLRKLGKPTDEGIEI